A portion of the Bacteroidota bacterium genome contains these proteins:
- a CDS encoding alpha-amylase family glycosyl hydrolase, protein MKTPKNPGDIVLVKEDPWLEPYKYDLQNRMKWFDQHIDFLESNFGGLEKFARGHEYYGFNYDAKLKGWWYREWAPNAHRLSLVGDFNSWNTEANIMNRQDYGVWEIFLSDDEYSDKIKNYSLVKVHIQADNGNHNRIPAYIKRVVQDPNDHSFCGQIMFDSEYKWTDQKIKFSNKVAPIIYECHVGMATEEGKVGTYSEFRENILPLIKKSGYNTIQMMAIQEHPYYGSFGYHVSNFFAPTSRFGTPDELRELINEAHNMGIQVIMDVVHSHSVKNFGEGLHEFDGSNDAYFVSGPEGWHPDWDSRLFEYGNVEVERFLLSNLTYWLEEFHFDGFRFDGVTSMLYHHHGNTSFGDYDKYFGDAVNNSAVQYLQLANELVHSKNENALTIAEDMSGNPGACRKLSDGGLGFDYRLAMGVPDYWIKLLKHKKDEDWSVGDIWWELTNRRYKEKTIAYAESHDQALVGDKTLAFWLMDKAMYSEMSVFSQSMVVDRGIALHKMIRFITMTLGGEAYLNFMGNEFGHPEWVDFPREGNNWSYHYARRQWSLAETDHLKYKYLGVFDKDMVNLVGQYNILNADNLEKLHEDEVNNVLIYKKGDLIFIFNFHPDNSIEDYKFYVPDAGKYQAVFSSDDEEYGGYLRVDKNYVYQTQRVDEVDKLRMFIPNRTAFVLKKQ, encoded by the coding sequence ATGAAAACTCCAAAAAATCCGGGTGATATAGTATTAGTAAAGGAAGATCCATGGTTAGAACCTTATAAATATGATCTTCAAAACCGGATGAAATGGTTCGATCAGCATATTGATTTTCTGGAAAGTAATTTTGGGGGATTGGAGAAATTTGCAAGAGGGCATGAATACTATGGTTTTAATTACGATGCAAAATTAAAAGGCTGGTGGTATAGAGAGTGGGCTCCAAATGCACACAGATTGAGTCTGGTTGGCGATTTTAACAGTTGGAATACAGAAGCCAATATAATGAACCGTCAGGACTATGGTGTATGGGAGATATTCTTGTCTGATGATGAATATTCAGATAAGATTAAGAACTATTCATTGGTAAAAGTCCATATTCAGGCCGATAATGGTAATCACAACAGAATTCCTGCTTATATAAAAAGGGTGGTTCAAGACCCTAATGATCACAGTTTCTGTGGTCAGATAATGTTTGACTCCGAATACAAGTGGACTGATCAAAAAATTAAATTTTCGAATAAGGTAGCTCCAATAATTTATGAATGTCATGTAGGAATGGCAACTGAGGAAGGGAAAGTAGGTACTTATTCAGAATTCAGAGAAAATATATTGCCACTAATAAAAAAGTCAGGTTATAATACCATTCAGATGATGGCCATTCAGGAACATCCTTATTATGGTTCGTTTGGATATCATGTTTCTAACTTTTTTGCTCCAACGTCACGTTTTGGTACTCCTGATGAGCTTCGGGAGTTGATCAATGAGGCACATAATATGGGTATTCAGGTAATAATGGATGTAGTTCATTCGCATTCTGTGAAGAATTTTGGAGAAGGTTTGCACGAATTTGATGGCAGTAATGATGCCTATTTTGTTTCCGGTCCGGAAGGCTGGCACCCTGATTGGGATTCCAGACTTTTTGAGTATGGAAATGTAGAGGTGGAGAGGTTTCTTTTATCCAATCTTACATATTGGTTGGAAGAGTTCCATTTTGACGGGTTTAGGTTTGACGGTGTTACGTCGATGCTGTATCACCACCACGGAAACACTTCTTTTGGCGATTATGATAAATATTTTGGCGATGCTGTAAACAATTCTGCTGTACAATATCTTCAATTGGCAAATGAGCTAGTACATTCTAAAAATGAAAATGCATTAACTATAGCCGAAGATATGAGTGGTAATCCGGGTGCTTGCAGGAAGCTCTCTGATGGAGGGCTTGGCTTTGATTATCGTTTGGCAATGGGAGTTCCCGACTATTGGATTAAATTGTTGAAACACAAAAAAGATGAGGATTGGAGTGTAGGTGATATTTGGTGGGAATTAACTAACAGACGATATAAAGAAAAAACTATTGCTTATGCCGAAAGTCACGATCAGGCATTGGTAGGAGATAAGACTTTAGCATTTTGGTTGATGGATAAAGCAATGTATAGTGAGATGAGTGTTTTTTCGCAGAGTATGGTTGTTGACAGAGGGATTGCTCTTCACAAGATGATCCGGTTCATAACTATGACTCTGGGAGGAGAAGCTTATTTGAACTTTATGGGGAATGAATTCGGACATCCTGAATGGGTTGATTTTCCGAGAGAGGGAAATAACTGGAGTTATCATTATGCCAGACGCCAATGGAGTTTGGCCGAAACCGACCATCTAAAATACAAGTACCTTGGGGTATTCGATAAAGATATGGTGAATTTGGTGGGCCAATACAATATATTGAATGCTGATAATTTAGAAAAACTTCACGAAGATGAAGTTAACAATGTGCTGATTTATAAAAAGGGAGATTTAATCTTTATATTTAATTTTCATCCGGATAATTCTATCGAAGATTATAAATTTTATGTACCTGATGCAGGTAAATATCAAGCTGTATTTTCATCTGATGACGAGGAATATGGTGGTTATTTAAGAGTTGATAAAAATTATGTTTATCAAACTCAAAGAGTAGATGAGGTCGATAAACTTAGAATGTTCATACCAAACAGGACAGCTTTTGTTTTAAAGAAGCAGTAG
- a CDS encoding exonuclease domain-containing protein, with protein sequence MELKLTKPVCFFDLETTGVNVAEDRIVEISILKVLPNGNKESRTWLVNPEMPIPKETTDIHGIDDAKVANEPTFKELSGVIYDMVKGCDLAGYNSNKFDVPLLAEEFLRVGINFDIDNNVLIDVQNIFHKMEQRTLVAAYRFYCDKDLTNAHSAAADTNATYEILKAQLDRYEDDLQNDMDFLSDFSSRGKNVDFAGFIVYDEDGFETINFGKHKGRKVIDIFESEPGYYGWVMGAKFPLYTKKTLEKIQEKYKSEKEVDMLSQLKNKFNNKL encoded by the coding sequence ATGGAGTTAAAATTAACCAAGCCTGTTTGTTTTTTTGATTTAGAAACAACAGGAGTAAATGTAGCTGAAGATAGAATTGTTGAAATTTCTATTTTAAAAGTTTTACCAAATGGCAACAAGGAAAGTAGAACATGGTTGGTTAATCCTGAGATGCCAATTCCAAAAGAAACGACAGATATCCACGGGATAGATGATGCTAAAGTTGCAAATGAGCCGACATTTAAGGAATTGTCAGGAGTTATATATGATATGGTTAAAGGGTGCGATTTGGCCGGGTACAACTCAAATAAATTCGATGTTCCTTTATTGGCCGAAGAGTTCCTCCGTGTTGGGATAAATTTCGACATTGATAATAATGTATTAATTGATGTTCAGAATATCTTTCATAAGATGGAACAAAGAACACTTGTGGCTGCATATCGATTCTATTGTGATAAGGATTTGACAAATGCTCATTCAGCAGCAGCCGATACTAATGCCACTTATGAGATCTTAAAGGCACAACTGGACCGCTATGAAGATGATTTGCAAAATGATATGGATTTCTTGAGTGATTTTTCTTCAAGAGGAAAAAATGTTGATTTCGCCGGTTTTATTGTTTATGATGAAGATGGTTTTGAGACTATAAACTTTGGTAAGCATAAAGGTAGAAAGGTAATTGATATATTTGAGAGCGAACCTGGATACTACGGTTGGGTAATGGGAGCTAAATTTCCTTTGTACACTAAGAAAACACTGGAAAAAATTCAGGAAAAATATAAAAGTGAAAAGGAAGTGGATATGCTTTCTCAACTTAAAAATAAATTTAACAATAAGCTGTAA
- a CDS encoding dihydrolipoamide acetyltransferase family protein, giving the protein MAQVELIMPKMGESVAEATLIKWHKEVGDKIEAEEAVVEIATDKVDSEIPSEVDGVLVKKLFEVDDVVQVGQAVAIIETEGEVESEDLSLESDFAEVSSITDSLITKAQDAISTEQTTVSDSDRFYSPLVKNMAKVEGISLSELESITGTGMDGRVTKADMLNYIENRSKPGFKSEPVAKTEAPKVKQDIEAPPVTMSGNEEVIEMDRMRKLIAGHMVMSKQVSPHVTSFVEADVTRIVKWRNKVKDQFFKREGTKITFTPIFIEAVVKAIKDFPMINISVDGDKIIKRRSINIGMATALPSGNLIVPVIKNADSKSLLGLTKEVNSLAAKARSNELSPDDISGGTYTITNVGTFGNVMGTPIINQPQVAILALGAIQKVPAVVETPEGDVIAIRHKMFLSHAYDHRVVDGALGGMFVKKVADYLEAFDPEREI; this is encoded by the coding sequence ATGGCACAAGTTGAACTAATTATGCCTAAAATGGGAGAAAGTGTTGCTGAGGCAACCTTGATCAAATGGCACAAAGAAGTTGGAGATAAGATTGAAGCTGAGGAAGCTGTTGTTGAAATAGCGACGGATAAGGTAGATTCTGAAATTCCTTCGGAAGTTGATGGTGTTTTAGTTAAGAAACTATTTGAAGTTGATGATGTAGTCCAGGTAGGCCAGGCAGTTGCAATTATAGAAACTGAAGGAGAAGTAGAAAGTGAAGATTTGTCATTGGAAAGTGATTTTGCGGAAGTTTCATCAATAACAGATTCATTAATTACTAAAGCGCAGGATGCAATTTCTACGGAACAAACTACAGTTTCGGATAGTGACAGATTTTATTCTCCATTAGTTAAGAATATGGCAAAAGTGGAAGGGATTTCCCTTTCCGAGTTAGAAAGTATTACGGGTACTGGTATGGACGGAAGAGTAACGAAAGCAGATATGTTGAATTATATCGAAAACCGTTCTAAACCCGGGTTTAAGAGTGAGCCGGTTGCAAAGACAGAAGCTCCAAAAGTTAAACAGGATATTGAAGCTCCTCCTGTTACCATGTCGGGTAATGAAGAAGTTATAGAGATGGATCGTATGCGTAAGCTAATTGCCGGTCATATGGTGATGTCGAAACAAGTATCGCCACATGTAACCTCTTTTGTAGAGGCCGATGTTACGAGAATCGTGAAGTGGAGAAATAAGGTAAAAGATCAGTTCTTCAAGAGAGAAGGAACAAAAATTACTTTTACACCTATTTTTATTGAAGCGGTGGTAAAAGCGATTAAAGATTTTCCTATGATAAATATTTCTGTTGATGGTGATAAAATCATTAAACGCAGAAGTATTAATATCGGAATGGCAACGGCTTTGCCAAGTGGTAATCTTATAGTTCCTGTAATTAAGAATGCAGATTCGAAAAGTTTATTAGGTCTTACTAAAGAAGTAAATAGTTTGGCGGCTAAGGCAAGGAGCAATGAATTAAGTCCGGATGATATATCGGGAGGGACATATACAATTACTAATGTCGGTACTTTTGGAAATGTAATGGGTACACCTATAATAAATCAGCCTCAGGTAGCAATACTTGCACTTGGAGCTATTCAAAAAGTACCTGCAGTTGTCGAAACTCCTGAAGGTGATGTAATAGCCATTCGTCATAAGATGTTTTTATCACATGCTTACGATCACAGGGTAGTTGACGGTGCATTGGGAGGAATGTTTGTTAAAAAAGTGGCTGATTATTTGGAAGCTTTTGATCCTGAGAGGGAGATTTAA